The following proteins are encoded in a genomic region of Ornithinibacillus sp. 4-3:
- the menH gene encoding 2-succinyl-6-hydroxy-2,4-cyclohexadiene-1-carboxylate synthase → MRFTVNNATYAYEIYGEGEVLLLLHGFTGSKQTWQSFVEIWQKSFQVITIDLPGHGETVTQTVRSMEACCHDIDQLLTYLQIETVHLIGYSMGGRTALSFALLYPEKVKTLILESASPGLKQEVDREMRRANDEKLAKQIETEGLSAFVQFWENIPLFATQKTLPEQMKKKIYQERIAQTEAGLASSLRHMGTGSQPSWWENLSKLIIPVLLIVGELDTKFVTINKMMQKRIAFATLEVVSDAGHAVHIEQAEIFDRLIRMFITKKQ, encoded by the coding sequence ATGAGATTTACAGTAAATAATGCTACATATGCCTATGAAATTTATGGAGAGGGAGAAGTCCTTCTGCTTCTGCATGGGTTTACAGGTAGTAAACAGACTTGGCAAAGCTTTGTTGAAATATGGCAAAAGTCTTTTCAAGTTATTACCATTGACCTTCCAGGACATGGGGAGACAGTTACTCAAACTGTTCGCTCCATGGAAGCTTGCTGCCACGATATTGATCAGCTATTAACCTATTTACAAATAGAAACAGTTCATTTAATTGGCTATTCTATGGGGGGAAGAACGGCATTATCTTTTGCACTACTCTATCCGGAAAAAGTGAAAACATTAATTTTAGAAAGTGCTTCACCTGGGTTAAAGCAGGAAGTGGACAGAGAAATGCGTAGAGCAAATGATGAAAAGCTAGCAAAACAAATAGAGACAGAAGGGCTTTCTGCTTTTGTCCAATTTTGGGAAAATATTCCGTTATTTGCTACACAAAAAACATTACCAGAACAAATGAAAAAGAAAATTTATCAAGAGCGTATTGCGCAAACAGAAGCTGGATTAGCAAGTTCACTACGTCATATGGGAACAGGAAGCCAGCCTTCTTGGTGGGAGAACTTATCAAAGCTTATCATCCCTGTTTTGTTAATTGTTGGTGAATTAGATACAAAATTTGTTACAATAAATAAGATGATGCAAAAGCGTATTGCTTTTGCTACTTTAGAAGTAGTCTCAGATGCAGGACATGCAGTACATATTGAACAAGCAGAAATATTTGATAGGTTAATAAGGATGTTTATCACTAAAAAGCAGTAA
- the menD gene encoding 2-succinyl-5-enolpyruvyl-6-hydroxy-3-cyclohexene-1-carboxylic-acid synthase: MDHTEKLTRYVANFVDELVQSGLKHVVISPGSRSTPLALTMCEHKEIKEWIIIDERSAAFFALGIAKQLKEPVALLCTSGTAAANYYPAIVEANYSRVPLLVLTADRSHELRDIGASQAIEQIKMYGDTVKWFHEMALPEASEPMLRYVRSKASQAIYKATEGNPGPVQLNFPFREPLIPDFSIEDAWGSRKTPYQKMNVGERQISQEQKEQLIAFFEAHPNGVIVCGPQINPGLGSAIAALAAAYHYPVLADPLAQIRGGTHQKTNIIENYDAFLKSSEIRTQLKPDFIIRFGAMPVSKSYLFYLQENRDIPQFVVDESEGIREPVANPTEFIYTNAVKLCQDLVADEKASHSEKWLKKWLSINELAKKQALHTTAEVLMEGEAVRSLLEVISDEACIYAGNSMAVRDLDTFFMNTDKSIAVLANRGASGIDGLISSALGAAAVTNKSVTLVIGDLSFYHDLNALLIAKHYQLSLTILLINNDGGGIFSFLPQAEHGKHFEKLFGTPLGIDFEPAIQMYGGTYELVKNADALKEKLINSYQQKGLHVIEVQTDRQDNLNWRRQIWQAVENDILLGEG; this comes from the coding sequence ATGGATCATACAGAAAAGTTGACGAGATATGTGGCGAACTTTGTGGATGAACTCGTACAAAGTGGGCTTAAACATGTAGTTATTTCTCCAGGCTCTCGTTCTACACCACTTGCTTTAACAATGTGTGAACATAAAGAAATAAAAGAATGGATTATTATTGATGAACGTTCTGCAGCTTTCTTTGCATTAGGAATTGCGAAACAATTAAAGGAACCAGTTGCATTGCTTTGCACATCTGGAACAGCAGCAGCAAATTATTATCCTGCTATTGTAGAGGCAAATTATAGTCGTGTACCGTTACTTGTTTTAACAGCAGATCGTTCACATGAGCTGAGAGATATCGGTGCTTCTCAGGCCATTGAACAAATTAAGATGTATGGTGATACGGTGAAATGGTTTCATGAGATGGCACTCCCTGAAGCTTCAGAGCCAATGCTACGCTATGTAAGAAGTAAGGCCTCTCAAGCTATTTATAAAGCAACAGAGGGAAATCCTGGACCTGTACAATTAAATTTTCCATTTAGGGAACCACTTATTCCAGACTTTTCCATAGAAGATGCTTGGGGGTCTAGAAAAACACCTTACCAAAAAATGAATGTTGGTGAACGCCAAATAAGTCAGGAGCAAAAAGAACAGCTAATAGCTTTTTTTGAAGCCCATCCTAATGGAGTAATTGTATGTGGGCCACAAATTAATCCAGGTTTAGGGAGCGCCATTGCAGCATTGGCTGCGGCTTATCATTATCCTGTATTAGCTGATCCTTTAGCTCAAATCCGTGGAGGAACACATCAAAAAACGAATATTATTGAAAACTATGATGCTTTCTTAAAATCATCGGAAATTCGCACACAATTAAAGCCTGATTTTATTATTCGTTTTGGAGCAATGCCTGTATCCAAAAGCTATTTATTTTACTTACAGGAGAACAGAGATATTCCGCAATTTGTGGTTGATGAAAGTGAAGGTATTCGTGAGCCTGTTGCTAATCCTACCGAATTTATTTATACAAATGCTGTTAAACTTTGTCAGGATTTAGTAGCTGATGAGAAAGCTAGTCATTCCGAAAAGTGGCTGAAAAAATGGTTATCTATAAATGAACTAGCTAAAAAACAAGCATTACATACGACTGCAGAGGTATTAATGGAGGGTGAGGCTGTTCGTTCTTTACTAGAGGTAATTTCTGATGAAGCTTGTATTTATGCTGGGAATAGCATGGCAGTCCGTGATTTAGATACATTTTTTATGAATACAGATAAATCCATTGCTGTATTAGCAAATCGTGGTGCAAGTGGAATTGATGGCTTAATATCAAGTGCTCTTGGTGCAGCAGCAGTAACCAATAAATCAGTAACCCTAGTAATTGGAGACCTGTCCTTTTACCATGATTTAAATGCACTGTTGATTGCTAAGCATTATCAGTTAAGCTTAACCATTTTATTAATTAATAATGATGGTGGAGGAATCTTTTCTTTTCTACCACAAGCGGAGCATGGAAAACATTTTGAAAAATTGTTTGGTACTCCATTAGGGATTGATTTTGAACCAGCGATTCAGATGTATGGAGGGACATATGAGCTTGTGAAAAATGCGGATGCATTAAAAGAAAAGTTGATAAACAGTTATCAACAAAAAGGACTTCATGTCATTGAAGTACAAACAGATCGTCAGGATAATTTAAATTGGCGTCGACAAATTTGGCAAGCCGTAGAGAATGACATATTGTTAGGTGAGGGCTAA
- a CDS encoding isochorismate synthase MenF has product MIDIDIKRIDSILEEVVRNMGGKETQLVVVTKKIQAIDPIRFFERAKKLEENRVFWASADGSFCVAGVGEQIEITTTHTNDQQMNHVWNELTKQAVVYNPYNVIGTGLFAIGGMDFDPLSERTALWKNFKPSQFIVPKYFITRHMDSFFYTVSLQVNKSANITELVEELAQVEAELLGGSDENRIAATVAQHQVIEPEQWRDTVQLAVDEIKKDKFRKVVLARELRLKLDKEAEIGSILNRLLTTQPNSYVFAFEKKQDCFLGATPERLVKVEGNQLFSTCLAGTAARGQGEKEDAEIAMTELLNDEKNLEEHGYVVKMIQDAITPYCTDIKIADAPIVLTLKNLQHLYTPVSAQLKKEFTIFDIIYALHPTPALGGVPTDKSLQFIRDYELLDRGWYGAPVGWLDGKQNGEFAVAIRSGLIQGEEASLFAGCGVMKDSDPWKEFEETSIKFLPMLSVLGG; this is encoded by the coding sequence ATGATAGATATAGATATAAAACGAATCGATAGTATTTTGGAAGAAGTCGTTCGTAACATGGGTGGAAAAGAAACACAGCTTGTTGTAGTGACGAAGAAAATTCAAGCCATCGATCCGATTCGTTTTTTTGAGCGAGCGAAGAAATTAGAAGAGAATCGAGTTTTTTGGGCAAGTGCTGATGGTAGCTTTTGTGTTGCTGGAGTTGGAGAGCAAATAGAAATCACAACAACACATACAAATGATCAGCAAATGAATCATGTATGGAATGAATTAACGAAACAAGCAGTTGTTTATAATCCATACAATGTTATTGGTACAGGTCTTTTTGCTATTGGCGGAATGGATTTTGATCCACTTAGTGAAAGAACGGCCTTGTGGAAGAATTTTAAGCCAAGTCAGTTTATTGTTCCAAAATATTTCATCACGAGACATATGGATTCATTTTTCTACACTGTTTCCTTACAAGTAAATAAATCAGCGAATATTACAGAGCTAGTAGAAGAATTAGCACAGGTTGAAGCAGAACTATTAGGTGGATCAGATGAAAATAGAATAGCTGCTACTGTTGCCCAGCACCAGGTTATTGAACCTGAGCAATGGAGAGATACCGTACAATTAGCTGTTGATGAAATAAAAAAAGATAAGTTCCGTAAAGTTGTACTAGCCAGGGAGCTTAGATTGAAGTTAGATAAAGAGGCAGAAATTGGCAGTATCTTAAACAGATTATTAACAACACAACCTAATAGTTATGTTTTTGCTTTTGAAAAGAAACAGGACTGTTTCCTAGGAGCAACACCAGAACGGCTTGTGAAAGTGGAAGGGAATCAATTATTTTCAACTTGTTTAGCCGGCACAGCTGCTCGTGGACAAGGGGAAAAAGAAGATGCAGAAATTGCCATGACAGAACTGTTAAATGATGAAAAGAATTTAGAAGAGCATGGTTATGTAGTGAAGATGATTCAGGACGCAATCACGCCATATTGTACTGATATTAAAATAGCTGATGCGCCTATCGTATTAACATTAAAAAATTTACAGCATCTATATACTCCTGTATCTGCCCAGTTGAAAAAAGAATTTACGATTTTTGATATTATCTATGCACTACATCCAACACCAGCACTTGGTGGAGTACCTACAGATAAATCACTACAGTTTATACGAGATTATGAGCTACTCGATCGTGGCTGGTATGGTGCACCTGTAGGATGGCTAGATGGAAAACAAAATGGGGAATTTGCGGTTGCTATTCGTTCTGGTTTAATTCAAGGAGAGGAAGCTTCTTTATTTGCTGGTTGTGGAGTAATGAAAGATTCTGATCCGTGGAAGGAATTTGAAGAGACAAGTATTAAATTTTTGCCAATGCTATCTGTATTAGGAGGATAA
- a CDS encoding 1,4-dihydroxy-2-naphthoate polyprenyltransferase, whose amino-acid sequence MTQNNDIRQALNEQGGFQVWWRLLRPHTLTASFIPVFFGTMAALYFHGEFNALLFLAMLLASMLIQIATNMFNEYYDYVRGLDTEESVGIGGTIVRDGIAPKTVLNLAFTFFGIAILLGVYICLETTWWIAVIGLIGMLFGYLYTGGPVPIAYTPFGELFAGFLMGTVIICISYYIQVLDLTSDIIWLTIPIAIFIATILLSNNIRDLDGDKKNGRKTIAILLGRKKAIYFLALLFIIAYGFTAAFIILKMLPLESLIAFFSIKLAYDVIQKFKGKTEPIEMLPAMIATGKTNTAYGLLLGVSLLVSYFLA is encoded by the coding sequence ATGACACAAAACAACGATATTCGTCAGGCCTTGAATGAACAAGGTGGGTTTCAAGTGTGGTGGCGACTTTTACGTCCTCATACACTAACTGCTTCATTTATTCCTGTTTTCTTCGGGACAATGGCTGCACTCTATTTTCATGGTGAATTTAATGCACTATTATTTCTAGCAATGTTACTTGCTTCTATGTTAATTCAAATTGCTACAAATATGTTTAATGAATACTATGATTATGTTCGTGGTCTAGATACAGAAGAATCTGTAGGAATTGGTGGAACGATTGTTCGAGATGGGATAGCACCAAAAACGGTATTAAATTTAGCATTTACATTTTTTGGTATTGCCATCTTACTTGGTGTTTATATTTGTTTAGAAACAACATGGTGGATTGCTGTAATTGGATTAATTGGTATGCTGTTTGGTTATCTCTACACAGGCGGCCCCGTACCAATTGCCTATACTCCGTTTGGTGAATTATTTGCCGGTTTTTTAATGGGGACTGTTATTATTTGCATAAGCTATTATATTCAAGTATTAGATCTTACTTCTGACATTATTTGGTTAACTATTCCTATTGCTATTTTTATTGCCACTATCTTACTTTCTAATAATATTCGTGATTTAGATGGTGATAAGAAAAATGGTAGAAAAACCATTGCAATATTGCTTGGTAGAAAAAAGGCGATTTACTTTTTAGCTCTATTATTTATTATTGCATACGGATTTACTGCAGCATTTATCATTTTAAAAATGCTTCCATTAGAATCCCTTATTGCTTTCTTTAGTATCAAGCTTGCTTACGATGTTATTCAAAAGTTCAAAGGAAAAACAGAACCTATTGAAATGCTCCCAGCAATGATTGCGACAGGAAAAACAAACACAGCCTATGGCTTATTATTAGGTGTTTCACTATTAGTCAGTTATTTTCTTGCTTAA
- a CDS encoding hotdog fold thioesterase, translating to MNFRTKLWDSLGIESKVLDKNSVVLTMPVDERTHQPAGYLHGGTSVLLAETAASIGSALNVDLNTTSIFGMEINANHIKSKKEGIVTATATPVHIGKRTMVWEIKITDEKEALISLSRCTVGVVEKRK from the coding sequence ATGAATTTTAGAACAAAATTATGGGATTCGCTTGGTATTGAAAGTAAAGTGTTAGATAAAAATTCCGTTGTTTTAACGATGCCAGTAGATGAACGTACACATCAACCTGCTGGATATCTACATGGAGGAACAAGTGTATTATTAGCTGAAACTGCTGCTAGCATTGGCTCTGCTTTAAATGTTGATTTAAACACCACCTCTATATTTGGTATGGAAATTAATGCTAACCATATTAAGAGCAAAAAAGAGGGAATTGTAACTGCAACAGCAACACCCGTACATATTGGCAAACGCACAATGGTTTGGGAAATTAAAATCACGGATGAAAAGGAAGCATTAATTTCACTGTCTCGATGTACTGTTGGTGTAGTGGAAAAAAGAAAATAA
- a CDS encoding NRDE family protein has protein sequence MCLINLHLKGHPIYKFILAANRDEAYDRPTKEAHFWQDNPNLLAGRDLRLMGTWMGITKNGRFAALTNYRDPLRIQDDKRSRGEIIQNYLISSIDSEMYIKLIHQDREEYNGFNLLVGNIDELFYYSNISTDSHKLDPGTHSVSNHLLNTPWPKVKTAKQQLADYVRTKENIQAEELFKILANNEEAPVDQLPNTGVGKELEAKLSSIFIRTPHYGTRSSTVLLVDHHNHVTFMERTFVQGEFLKDVSFQFHITESLKV, from the coding sequence ATGTGCTTGATCAATTTACATTTAAAAGGACACCCTATCTATAAATTCATACTTGCTGCAAATCGCGATGAAGCATATGACCGCCCAACCAAGGAAGCCCATTTTTGGCAAGACAATCCTAATCTATTAGCAGGTCGAGATTTACGGTTAATGGGAACATGGATGGGTATTACAAAAAATGGTAGATTTGCCGCCCTAACCAACTATCGTGATCCACTCCGTATTCAAGATGATAAAAGGTCACGCGGAGAAATCATTCAAAATTACCTAATTTCGTCTATTGATTCAGAAATGTATATAAAGCTGATTCATCAAGATAGAGAAGAATATAATGGATTTAATCTACTAGTCGGTAACATTGATGAGCTTTTCTATTATAGTAACATCAGCACAGATTCCCACAAGTTAGACCCAGGTACGCATAGTGTAAGCAATCATTTATTAAACACACCTTGGCCCAAAGTAAAAACAGCAAAACAACAATTAGCCGATTATGTGAGAACAAAGGAGAATATTCAAGCGGAAGAATTATTTAAAATTCTAGCTAATAATGAAGAAGCTCCTGTTGATCAACTACCAAATACAGGAGTTGGAAAAGAATTGGAAGCAAAGCTATCTTCAATATTTATTCGTACTCCCCATTACGGTACACGCTCATCAACCGTATTGTTAGTGGATCATCATAATCATGTTACCTTTATGGAACGAACCTTTGTTCAAGGAGAATTTTTAAAAGATGTTTCCTTTCAATTTCATATTACAGAATCCTTGAAGGTATAA
- a CDS encoding ECF transporter S component: MRSNKLFKLIILSLLGTISLLLFFLNFPLPFLPGYLKIDFGDIPALIAGLIFSPLASVIVIGIKNALYLAVGGGEPVGVLSNFLAASMFVLPVSILYHKYKTVKSVVSGLVIGTLVMAIGMSILNYLVLLPIYAWFMGMEEMKLESVKRITVLFGILPFNLIKGAAIGLLFVPVFLKMKNWVERKKVEFV; this comes from the coding sequence ATGCGATCCAATAAGTTATTTAAATTAATTATTCTCTCTTTATTAGGAACTATCTCTTTATTATTGTTTTTCTTAAATTTTCCACTACCATTCTTACCGGGTTATTTAAAAATTGATTTTGGAGATATTCCAGCATTAATAGCAGGACTAATCTTTTCACCATTGGCAAGTGTAATCGTAATCGGAATTAAGAATGCTTTATATTTAGCTGTAGGTGGAGGAGAACCAGTAGGGGTTTTATCTAACTTTTTAGCAGCATCAATGTTCGTCTTACCTGTTTCCATTCTTTATCATAAATATAAAACAGTAAAGAGTGTTGTATCAGGCCTTGTCATTGGTACACTTGTGATGGCAATTGGTATGAGCATACTTAATTACTTGGTACTCTTACCAATTTATGCTTGGTTTATGGGAATGGAAGAAATGAAGCTAGAAAGTGTGAAAAGAATTACTGTGTTATTTGGAATCCTACCATTTAACTTAATTAAGGGAGCAGCAATTGGATTATTATTTGTACCAGTCTTCCTGAAAATGAAAAACTGGGTAGAGCGAAAGAAAGTTGAATTTGTTTAA
- a CDS encoding pentapeptide repeat-containing protein, whose translation MIENRKLSFDEIEPGEHYKNCIFLASPISKRINDATFEKCEFEQTEFQGSEWLDCDFIHMSFSNYIFSKSIFYRCMFEKCQLIGVAFIENKWKASQVVDSRADYVNFTGSTLESIIFKEISLKEAFFQEVKVNKKLIFDKADLSGADFLHTKLAGVDFSKSTFDSLRFSPDHVMGVKINPLQAVPLLNFLGVDISDS comes from the coding sequence GTGATAGAAAATAGGAAATTATCATTTGATGAAATCGAGCCTGGGGAACATTATAAGAATTGTATTTTCCTAGCTTCGCCAATTTCAAAGCGTATAAATGATGCTACTTTTGAAAAATGCGAATTTGAGCAAACTGAATTTCAAGGAAGCGAATGGTTGGATTGTGATTTTATTCATATGTCTTTTTCCAATTATATTTTTTCAAAAAGTATATTTTACCGTTGCATGTTTGAAAAGTGTCAGTTAATTGGTGTTGCTTTTATCGAAAATAAATGGAAAGCAAGTCAAGTAGTGGATTCACGTGCTGATTATGTTAATTTTACTGGCTCCACGCTAGAATCGATTATTTTTAAAGAAATTTCTTTGAAGGAGGCTTTCTTTCAAGAGGTGAAGGTAAATAAAAAGTTGATTTTTGATAAAGCTGATTTATCAGGAGCAGATTTCTTACATACAAAGCTAGCAGGAGTAGACTTTTCAAAAAGTACTTTTGATTCATTAAGATTCTCTCCAGATCATGTGATGGGAGTCAAAATTAATCCATTACAGGCGGTACCACTGCTTAATTTTTTAGGTGTCGATATATCAGATAGTTAG
- a CDS encoding iron-containing alcohol dehydrogenase gives MNFEYYCNTKMLMGAGKSKEINLILADIVAPNKMIMIVTDPGVKQAGLITPIEEQLLEAGYSVILFDQVSQNPRDNECVLGAELFRKENVDCLVAIGGGSPMDTAKAISLLGPNGGTPEDYVKGKKAYKAVAPLICIPTTAGTGSEVTRSSVITLSTSHKKITLKHELLRPIIAILDPELTLTVPKAITAATGVDALVHAIEGYTCKVTNPISKAMGASAMATIVEYLPKVYENGANLEARYKMQEGSLLAGLCFGSADVAAVHCLAEALGSLYDTPHGIANAVFLPYVIQYNATENQPLHAELARTMHFANKHDVDEVAIQKLIDGVYAFTQSLDIPTLKELSYVKEDDFEKMAELAEQNGSTPSNVRSIKKDDYLKILQSAF, from the coding sequence ATGAACTTTGAATATTATTGTAATACGAAAATGCTAATGGGTGCTGGAAAGTCAAAAGAAATTAATCTGATTTTAGCAGACATAGTAGCACCAAATAAAATGATTATGATAGTGACAGATCCTGGTGTAAAGCAAGCAGGCTTAATCACACCTATAGAAGAGCAATTACTAGAAGCAGGCTATTCAGTAATTTTATTCGACCAAGTATCTCAAAATCCAAGAGATAATGAATGTGTGCTTGGTGCAGAATTATTTAGAAAAGAAAATGTAGACTGCTTAGTAGCCATTGGTGGAGGAAGTCCAATGGATACAGCTAAAGCGATTTCTTTACTAGGTCCAAATGGAGGAACACCTGAAGATTATGTAAAAGGAAAGAAAGCTTACAAGGCTGTCGCTCCGTTAATCTGTATTCCTACAACAGCTGGAACTGGGTCAGAGGTTACTCGCTCATCTGTTATTACTTTATCTACATCACATAAAAAAATTACTTTAAAGCATGAATTATTAAGACCAATTATTGCAATTTTAGATCCTGAACTCACATTAACTGTACCAAAAGCGATTACAGCTGCAACAGGTGTAGATGCATTAGTACATGCTATTGAGGGCTATACATGTAAAGTAACAAACCCTATTTCAAAGGCTATGGGAGCAAGTGCGATGGCAACTATTGTAGAGTATTTGCCAAAAGTATATGAAAATGGAGCGAATCTAGAGGCTAGATATAAGATGCAGGAAGGAAGCTTACTAGCAGGACTTTGCTTTGGTTCAGCAGATGTAGCAGCTGTTCACTGTTTAGCAGAAGCATTAGGAAGTCTTTATGACACACCACATGGCATTGCAAACGCAGTTTTCCTACCATATGTCATTCAGTATAATGCAACCGAAAATCAACCTTTACATGCAGAATTAGCAAGAACTATGCATTTTGCAAATAAGCATGATGTTGATGAAGTGGCAATTCAGAAATTAATTGATGGGGTATATGCATTTACGCAAAGCTTAGATATTCCAACATTAAAGGAATTATCGTATGTGAAAGAAGATGATTTCGAGAAGATGGCTGAGCTTGCAGAGCAAAATGGCTCTACACCAAGTAATGTTCGATCAATTAAGAAGGATGACTATTTAAAAATATTACAATCCGCTTTTTAA
- a CDS encoding thioredoxin family protein has translation MGLNKWFEKGLTAETYKADLDAHKDNFNHVYNNFEIPNDEAFFQAAKEKNLRVIALAEVWCGHCMLNIPILLHILEKTEIPVRFLRRDENLELMDQYLTNGKSRTIPIFIFIDEDGNEVGKWGPWAPATKELVDELKVGLPPKEAEDYQEQFQKLIKASTKEFTENEKLWNGVYESIKTTISNI, from the coding sequence ATGGGACTTAATAAATGGTTTGAAAAAGGCTTAACAGCTGAGACATATAAAGCAGATTTAGATGCACATAAAGATAATTTCAATCATGTGTATAACAATTTTGAAATACCAAATGATGAAGCATTTTTCCAAGCAGCAAAAGAAAAGAATCTACGTGTCATTGCATTAGCAGAGGTTTGGTGTGGACATTGCATGTTAAACATACCTATTTTATTACATATATTAGAGAAGACAGAAATTCCAGTGCGCTTCTTACGACGTGATGAAAACTTAGAATTAATGGATCAATATTTAACCAATGGAAAATCTCGTACCATTCCAATTTTTATATTTATTGATGAGGATGGAAATGAAGTTGGCAAATGGGGACCATGGGCTCCAGCTACAAAAGAATTAGTAGATGAACTAAAAGTAGGTTTACCTCCAAAAGAAGCAGAAGATTATCAAGAGCAATTCCAGAAACTTATTAAAGCTTCAACGAAGGAATTTACAGAAAATGAAAAACTCTGGAATGGAGTATACGAAAGCATTAAAACAACTATTTCTAATATTTAA
- a CDS encoding CvfD/Ygs/GSP13 family RNA-binding post-transcriptional regulator encodes MANKFEVGQVVTGKVTGIQPYGLFIALNKELQGLVHISEITNGYVSNIYDHISIGKEVKVKIISMDGPQKISLSIKATENNQEKASNPFSTQSEDQQIGFDSLKEKLPQWLKQASKELK; translated from the coding sequence ATGGCTAACAAATTTGAGGTTGGACAAGTCGTGACTGGAAAAGTTACTGGGATTCAGCCATATGGATTATTTATTGCCTTGAATAAAGAACTACAAGGTCTCGTTCATATTTCGGAAATAACAAATGGATATGTTAGTAATATTTATGATCATATTTCTATTGGTAAAGAGGTAAAAGTAAAGATTATTTCCATGGATGGCCCACAGAAGATTTCCCTCTCTATAAAAGCAACCGAAAATAATCAAGAAAAAGCATCCAATCCCTTCTCTACTCAATCAGAAGATCAGCAAATAGGATTTGATTCCCTAAAAGAAAAATTACCACAATGGTTAAAGCAAGCTTCGAAAGAATTAAAATAA
- a CDS encoding MalY/PatB family protein, protein MSIFDAVHERKNTKSVKWDQLEAIFGTNDVLPMWVADMDFKAPEAVNEALIERAKHGIYGYTVMDAGVKDSILNWLKDRHQWEINEEWLSFSPGVVTSLHIAVQAFTNPGDNIIIQTPVYTPFYNVIETHERNVVKNPLVFKDNSYHIDFEDFEQKIVDNKVKAFISCSPHNPACRVWTKEELEKMAEICLKHDVLIISDEIHADLVYPNVRHIPIASLSEEIANQTITCMSPTKTFNLAGLQASYIVTPDAEKKKAIDQHLQKQSIDRLNTMGNIALEAAYTHGKEWLDELISILEGHKNYIKEMLETNTKELKVVDTEGTYLLWVDCSGLEMDADELKKFMIEKAKVGLNAGAGYGEEGNQFMRINMACPRATIEEGVKRIIDAVNSR, encoded by the coding sequence ATGTCAATCTTTGATGCAGTACATGAACGTAAAAATACAAAATCCGTAAAATGGGATCAACTTGAAGCAATTTTTGGTACAAATGATGTTCTTCCAATGTGGGTAGCTGATATGGACTTTAAAGCTCCTGAAGCTGTCAATGAAGCACTTATCGAGCGTGCAAAACATGGAATTTATGGTTACACAGTGATGGATGCAGGAGTAAAAGATTCTATCTTGAATTGGTTAAAAGATCGTCATCAATGGGAGATTAATGAGGAATGGTTATCCTTTAGTCCAGGGGTAGTTACTAGCTTACATATTGCTGTTCAAGCGTTTACAAACCCTGGTGATAATATTATTATCCAAACTCCAGTATATACACCTTTTTATAATGTAATTGAAACTCATGAGAGAAATGTAGTTAAAAATCCTCTCGTATTTAAAGACAATAGCTATCATATTGATTTTGAAGATTTTGAACAAAAGATTGTTGATAATAAGGTAAAAGCATTTATTTCTTGTTCACCACATAATCCAGCTTGTCGAGTATGGACAAAAGAAGAGTTAGAAAAAATGGCTGAAATTTGTTTGAAGCATGATGTACTGATTATTTCAGATGAAATTCATGCTGATTTGGTATATCCAAATGTACGTCATATTCCAATTGCTTCTCTTTCTGAAGAGATTGCCAACCAAACGATTACTTGTATGTCACCAACAAAAACATTTAATCTAGCAGGTCTACAAGCATCTTATATTGTTACTCCAGATGCTGAGAAGAAGAAAGCAATTGATCAGCATTTACAAAAACAAAGTATAGACCGCTTAAATACAATGGGTAATATTGCTTTAGAAGCAGCATACACACATGGTAAAGAGTGGTTAGATGAATTGATTTCAATATTAGAAGGTCATAAAAACTATATTAAAGAAATGCTAGAAACAAATACAAAAGAATTAAAAGTAGTAGATACAGAGGGAACTTACTTACTCTGGGTAGACTGTAGTGGATTAGAAATGGACGCAGATGAGCTGAAGAAGTTTATGATTGAAAAAGCTAAAGTCGGGCTTAACGCTGGTGCGGGATATGGTGAGGAAGGAAACCAATTTATGCGTATAAATATGGCATGCCCTCGCGCTACTATTGAAGAAGGCGTTAAGCGAATTATTGATGCTGTAAACAGCCGTTAA